One window of Mediterraneibacter butyricigenes genomic DNA carries:
- a CDS encoding ABC transporter ATP-binding protein — protein MSNRPVGRPMGGRRMNRMGGGEKAKDFRGTIQKLLKYMSVYKVEAFFVLIFAVGGTVFNIVGPKILGKATTEIFNGLVSKVSGGDGMDFQKIGTILLTALGLYLASSLCSLIQGYLMTGISQKTTYRLRKDISEKINKMPMNYFDTKPFGDVLSRVTNDVDTLGQSLNTSATQMITSVTTIIGVLIMMLSISPLMTLIAILILPISVLFISLIMKHSQGYFRDQQNFLGQVNGQVEEIYSGHNIVKAFNKEEETIATFEETNQKLYHSAWKSQFLSGLMMPIMQFVGNHGYVGVAILGGYLAIQGKIEVGDIQSFIQYVRNFTQPIQQVAQVANMLQSTAAASERVFEFLEEEEEVQTVEHPVSPEGLEGNVEFDHVQFGYNSDRIIIHDFSAKVKEGQKIAIVGPTGAGKTTMVKLLMRFYDVNKGAILVDGHDIRDFNRADLRQMFGMVLQDTWLFHGTIMENIRYGNLNATDEEVIEAAKAARVHRFVQTLPGGYQMELNEEASNVSQGQKQLLTIARAILADPKILILDEATSSVDTRTEVQIQKAMDALMKGRTSFIIAHRLSTIRDADCILVMKDGDIIEQGNHEELLAKGGFYAELYKSQFSKTA, from the coding sequence ATGAGTAACAGACCGGTAGGAAGACCGATGGGTGGTCGAAGAATGAATCGTATGGGCGGTGGAGAAAAAGCAAAAGACTTCCGCGGAACGATTCAGAAACTTTTGAAATACATGAGTGTCTACAAAGTGGAAGCATTTTTTGTTCTGATCTTTGCAGTGGGCGGTACCGTTTTTAATATTGTAGGCCCGAAGATTTTGGGAAAAGCGACGACGGAGATTTTTAATGGTTTGGTCAGCAAAGTTTCCGGTGGAGATGGGATGGATTTTCAGAAAATCGGAACCATCCTTCTGACGGCATTGGGGCTTTATCTTGCAAGTTCTCTGTGCTCCTTGATTCAAGGCTATCTGATGACAGGAATTTCACAGAAGACGACCTATCGGCTTCGAAAAGATATTTCAGAGAAAATCAATAAGATGCCGATGAATTATTTTGATACCAAACCATTCGGAGATGTGCTCTCCCGTGTCACGAATGATGTAGATACATTGGGACAAAGTTTAAATACCAGTGCGACGCAAATGATTACCTCAGTGACTACGATTATCGGTGTTTTGATTATGATGTTGTCCATCAGCCCACTGATGACTCTGATTGCAATATTGATTCTTCCGATTTCGGTTTTATTTATCTCATTGATCATGAAACACTCTCAGGGATATTTCCGAGATCAGCAGAACTTCCTGGGACAGGTCAATGGTCAGGTGGAAGAGATTTATTCCGGTCACAATATTGTGAAAGCATTTAATAAAGAAGAGGAAACCATTGCGACCTTTGAAGAGACAAACCAGAAGCTCTATCATTCGGCATGGAAATCGCAGTTCCTGTCCGGACTGATGATGCCAATCATGCAGTTCGTGGGAAATCATGGGTATGTAGGTGTGGCGATTCTCGGAGGTTATCTGGCAATCCAGGGAAAGATTGAAGTTGGAGATATCCAGTCCTTTATTCAGTATGTACGGAACTTTACCCAGCCGATCCAGCAGGTGGCTCAGGTGGCAAATATGCTCCAGTCAACGGCAGCGGCTTCCGAGCGTGTCTTTGAATTTCTGGAGGAAGAGGAAGAAGTACAGACCGTGGAACATCCGGTATCACCGGAGGGGCTGGAGGGAAATGTGGAATTTGATCATGTGCAGTTTGGATATAACTCAGACCGGATTATTATCCACGATTTCTCTGCAAAGGTAAAAGAGGGACAGAAAATTGCAATCGTAGGACCGACAGGTGCTGGAAAGACCACTATGGTAAAATTACTGATGCGGTTCTATGATGTCAACAAAGGAGCCATTCTGGTGGATGGCCATGACATCCGGGATTTCAACCGGGCAGATTTGCGACAGATGTTTGGAATGGTGTTACAGGATACCTGGCTGTTCCATGGAACGATTATGGAAAATATCCGGTATGGTAATTTAAATGCGACGGACGAAGAAGTAATCGAGGCAGCAAAAGCAGCCAGAGTTCACCGGTTTGTTCAAACTCTGCCGGGCGGTTATCAGATGGAATTAAATGAAGAGGCAAGTAATGTCTCCCAGGGACAGAAACAGCTTCTGACCATTGCAAGAGCCATTCTGGCAGATCCGAAGATTCTGATTCTGGACGAAGCCACCAGTTCGGTAGATACCAGAACGGAAGTGCAGATCCAGAAAGCAATGGATGCGTTGATGAAGGGAAGAACCAGTTTTATCATTGCACATCGTCTTTCTACGATCCGGGATGCAGATTGCATTCTGGTTATGAAAGACGGTGATATTATCGAGCAGGGAAACCACGAAGAATTGCTTGCAAAAGGTGGATTCTATGCGGAACTTTACAAGTCACAGTTCAGTAAAACAGCGTAA
- a CDS encoding ABC transporter ATP-binding protein, giving the protein MKRLFKYMGMYWKAVLLILLLLCGQAYCDLSLPGYTSDIVNVGIQQGGIEESVPKAISKEKMGQLLMFLDDDSKQEVLDAYEEDETTYDKEAYVLKESLQKNDEKYNNLKDLLSMPMMACTAMESDSAMSEQVQQMMEAAQHNPQILQQTMGQMEEKFGDLPDTILDQAAISYVKGAYQDLGMNMAHIQLQYLFTTGAKMLALAFCGMGISILVGLLASRVGASAGRDLRSRVFRKVVGFSNNEFDHFSTASLITRSTNDIQQIQMLMVMLLRIVLYAPILAIGGVYKVFQTNVSMSWIIALAVILIGLVVLVLFTVAMPKFKSMQTLVDKLNLVTREILTGLSVIRAFDTEKHEEERFDQANRNLTKTNLFVNRAMTFMMPVMMLIMNGVSVLIVWTGSHGISDGQMQVGDMMAFIQYTMQIIMGFLMICMISIMLPRAAVSAERVDEILTSETMIHDPEQPKRLTDAEKGVLKFDHVSFRYPGAEEEVLSDISFTAEPGKTTAIIGSTGSGKSTLLNLIPRFYDVTEGKITLGGKDIRDISRRDLREELGYVPQKGVLFSGTIGSNIMYGNPNGSEQEMIEAAQVAQAEEFIETKKHRYESHIAQGGANVSGGQKQRLSIARAIAKHPQVFLFDDSFSALDYKTDAVLRQALKEHTENATVLIVAQRISTILHADQILVLDDGKIAGAGTHEELLKSCEVYQQIAASQLSEEELKGGAANE; this is encoded by the coding sequence ATGAAACGATTATTTAAGTATATGGGAATGTACTGGAAGGCAGTACTTCTCATCTTGCTACTGCTTTGTGGGCAGGCTTACTGCGATCTGTCCCTTCCGGGATATACCTCTGACATTGTCAATGTGGGAATCCAGCAGGGTGGAATCGAAGAGAGTGTTCCAAAAGCAATTTCAAAAGAAAAGATGGGGCAGCTGCTGATGTTCCTGGACGATGATTCAAAACAGGAAGTTCTGGATGCCTATGAAGAGGATGAGACGACTTATGACAAAGAGGCTTATGTTCTGAAGGAGTCTCTTCAGAAGAATGATGAGAAATATAACAATCTGAAAGACCTCTTAAGTATGCCGATGATGGCGTGTACTGCAATGGAATCCGATTCTGCCATGTCAGAGCAGGTGCAGCAGATGATGGAGGCAGCACAGCATAATCCACAGATTCTGCAACAAACTATGGGACAAATGGAAGAAAAGTTTGGAGATCTTCCGGATACGATTTTGGATCAGGCGGCGATTAGCTATGTAAAAGGGGCTTATCAGGATCTGGGAATGAACATGGCTCATATCCAGCTTCAGTATCTGTTTACTACGGGTGCTAAGATGCTGGCTCTTGCATTTTGTGGCATGGGTATCAGTATACTGGTTGGACTTTTGGCTTCCAGAGTCGGAGCCAGCGCTGGACGGGATCTGAGAAGCAGAGTGTTCCGAAAAGTGGTTGGATTTTCCAACAATGAGTTTGATCATTTCTCTACAGCGTCTCTGATTACCAGAAGTACCAATGATATTCAGCAGATCCAGATGCTGATGGTCATGTTGCTTCGAATTGTGCTCTATGCACCGATCCTGGCAATTGGCGGTGTGTATAAAGTATTTCAGACCAATGTTTCTATGTCCTGGATCATTGCATTGGCCGTGATTTTGATCGGACTGGTGGTTCTGGTACTCTTTACAGTGGCGATGCCGAAATTCAAGAGTATGCAGACATTGGTTGATAAATTGAATCTGGTAACTCGGGAGATTTTGACCGGTCTGTCGGTAATTCGTGCATTTGATACGGAGAAGCATGAGGAAGAACGGTTTGATCAGGCCAATCGAAATCTGACAAAGACCAATCTGTTTGTAAACCGTGCGATGACCTTTATGATGCCGGTGATGATGTTAATTATGAATGGAGTTTCTGTCCTGATTGTCTGGACTGGTTCTCACGGAATCAGCGACGGACAGATGCAGGTAGGCGACATGATGGCATTTATCCAGTATACGATGCAGATTATCATGGGATTTTTAATGATCTGTATGATCTCAATCATGTTGCCAAGAGCAGCTGTGTCTGCAGAACGTGTGGATGAAATTCTGACCAGTGAGACGATGATCCATGATCCGGAACAACCAAAGAGACTGACGGATGCGGAAAAAGGAGTCCTGAAATTTGATCATGTGTCCTTCCGGTATCCGGGGGCAGAAGAAGAGGTGCTTTCCGATATCAGTTTTACGGCAGAGCCTGGTAAAACTACGGCAATCATCGGAAGTACCGGAAGCGGAAAATCAACACTTCTGAATCTGATTCCGAGATTTTACGATGTGACAGAGGGTAAGATTACGTTAGGTGGCAAAGATATCCGGGATATTTCCCGGAGAGATCTGAGAGAGGAATTGGGATATGTTCCACAGAAGGGAGTCCTTTTTTCCGGAACCATAGGTTCCAATATTATGTATGGAAATCCGAACGGCAGTGAGCAGGAGATGATCGAGGCGGCACAGGTTGCCCAGGCAGAAGAGTTCATCGAGACAAAGAAACACAGATATGAAAGTCATATTGCTCAGGGAGGTGCCAATGTGTCCGGTGGACAGAAGCAGCGACTTTCCATTGCAAGAGCAATTGCAAAACATCCACAGGTATTCCTGTTTGATGACAGTTTTTCTGCATTGGATTACAAGACAGATGCCGTACTCAGACAGGCGTTAAAAGAACATACGGAAAATGCAACGGTGCTGATTGTGGCACAGCGAATCAGTACCATTCTTCATGCGGATCAAATTTTGGTCCTGGATGACGGAAAGATTGCCGGAGCAGGAACCCATGAGGAATTGTTGAAGAGCTGTGAAGTATATCAGCAGATTGCTGCTTCGCAGTTGTCGGAGGAAGAATTGAAAGGAGGTGCCGCAAATGAGTAA
- a CDS encoding MarR family winged helix-turn-helix transcriptional regulator encodes MDYNMEKMSAFALMSYLVRSEMMMSKRWLQNMDLKPHQAGILFILDRDGSMSQKELARVLRQTPPSVTNAIQKMEQKGYILRKPDEKDQRMLRLHLTEKSQKYLSQVKQTFRQMEAELFEGISKEEKEELRKILLRMLRNVEKNKDNDRKETFESREK; translated from the coding sequence ATGGATTATAATATGGAAAAGATGTCTGCATTTGCGTTGATGTCATATCTTGTGAGATCTGAGATGATGATGAGCAAACGTTGGTTACAGAATATGGATTTGAAACCACATCAGGCCGGAATCTTATTTATATTGGATCGGGACGGCTCCATGTCTCAGAAGGAACTGGCGCGTGTACTGCGTCAGACACCACCGTCTGTGACAAATGCGATTCAAAAGATGGAGCAGAAAGGATATATTTTACGGAAACCGGATGAGAAAGATCAGCGGATGTTGAGACTACATCTGACGGAGAAAAGTCAGAAATATCTTTCTCAGGTCAAGCAGACATTTCGTCAGATGGAGGCAGAATTGTTTGAAGGAATTTCGAAAGAGGAGAAGGAAGAACTTCGAAAAATCTTGCTTCGAATGCTTCGGAATGTAGAGAAAAACAAGGATAACGACAGAAAGGAAACTTTCGAATCCAGAGAGAAATAA
- a CDS encoding shikimate kinase — translation MNDLELYREQLAMCDEKLMDALAERYAIVEKIMAYKEEYGMPILQPKQEEKQKRRFEDKLGHNTYKDEIYDVYKSILLNSKRIQSRKLFSYNIVLIGFMGAGKSTVSEYLSAMFAMDVVEMDQEIVAREEMSIPDIFDTYGEEYFRNLETKLLIEMQERKNTIVSCGGGAALRAENVKEMKKNGRVVLLTAHPETILERVKDSEDRPLLNGNKNVEFIDNLMESRREKYEAAADIVVHTDKKDINTICEEIIQKLSEMDEKTV, via the coding sequence ATGAATGATTTAGAATTGTACAGAGAACAACTGGCAATGTGCGATGAAAAGTTGATGGATGCACTGGCAGAACGTTATGCGATCGTTGAGAAAATCATGGCATATAAAGAAGAATATGGGATGCCGATCCTTCAGCCGAAGCAGGAAGAGAAGCAGAAACGTCGCTTTGAAGACAAGTTGGGACACAATACATATAAAGATGAGATTTATGATGTGTATAAGAGCATCCTGCTGAACAGTAAACGAATCCAGTCCAGAAAGCTGTTTTCTTACAATATTGTTCTGATCGGGTTTATGGGAGCCGGAAAATCTACGGTATCCGAATATTTGAGTGCCATGTTTGCAATGGATGTGGTAGAAATGGATCAGGAGATCGTGGCAAGGGAAGAAATGAGTATCCCGGATATTTTTGATACTTATGGAGAAGAGTATTTCCGAAATCTGGAGACAAAGCTCCTGATTGAAATGCAGGAACGCAAGAATACCATTGTTTCCTGCGGTGGTGGTGCTGCACTTCGGGCTGAAAATGTAAAGGAAATGAAGAAAAACGGAAGAGTTGTTCTTCTGACCGCTCATCCGGAGACCATTTTGGAGCGTGTAAAGGATAGTGAAGACCGTCCGCTTCTCAATGGAAATAAAAACGTGGAATTCATCGATAACTTGATGGAATCCAGAAGAGAGAAATATGAAGCCGCAGCAGACATCGTAGTCCATACTGACAAGAAGGACATCAATACGATCTGTGAGGAAATCATCCAGAAGTTAAGCGAGATGGATGAAAAGACTGTGTAA
- the thrH gene encoding bifunctional phosphoserine phosphatase/homoserine phosphotransferase ThrH, with protein sequence MEIVCLDMEGVLVPEIWIAFAEETGIPELKRTTRDEPDYDKLMKYRIEILKEHGLGLKEIQETISKIDPFPGAKEFLDQLRELTQVIILSDTFSQFAGPLMKKLGYPTIFCNSLVVAEDGEILDFKMRCEKSKYTTVKALQSIGYETIASGDSHNDLGMIKASKAGFLFRSTDAIKAEYPELPAYETYDELLNAIKAVLD encoded by the coding sequence ATGGAAATTGTATGTTTGGATATGGAAGGGGTACTGGTACCGGAGATTTGGATCGCATTTGCAGAGGAGACGGGGATTCCGGAGCTGAAGCGCACGACAAGAGATGAGCCGGATTATGATAAACTGATGAAATATCGAATCGAAATCCTGAAAGAACACGGTCTGGGACTGAAAGAAATTCAGGAGACAATTTCAAAGATCGATCCGTTCCCGGGAGCAAAGGAATTCTTAGACCAGTTGCGGGAACTGACTCAGGTCATCATCTTAAGTGATACATTTTCACAGTTCGCAGGACCTCTGATGAAGAAACTGGGATATCCGACGATTTTCTGTAACTCTCTGGTAGTAGCAGAGGACGGAGAGATTCTGGACTTCAAGATGCGTTGCGAAAAATCAAAATATACAACGGTTAAGGCACTGCAGTCCATCGGTTATGAGACCATTGCAAGCGGTGACAGCCACAATGATCTGGGGATGATTAAGGCAAGCAAGGCTGGTTTCCTGTTCAGAAGTACAGATGCAATCAAAGCGGAATATCCGGAACTTCCGGCTTATGAGACTTACGATGAACTGTTGAATGCGATCAAAGCGGTCCTGGATTAA
- a CDS encoding metallophosphoesterase family protein: protein MKILVIADEESRSLWDYYTPDKLRDIELILSCGDLKPEYLTFLVTMAHCPLLYIHGNHDGIYERKKPEGCICIENQIYEYKGIRILGLGGSCWYSGGAHQYTQKEMKHRVQKMWLKMKQKKGFDILLTHAPTRGINDEETTAHQGFEVFKELLEKYSPKYHLHGHVHLNYGRNSRVAKYKDTIIINGYQSYIFEYEG from the coding sequence ATGAAAATACTTGTAATAGCAGATGAAGAATCCAGAAGCCTCTGGGATTATTACACGCCGGATAAATTAAGAGATATTGAACTGATCCTGTCTTGTGGAGATTTGAAACCAGAGTATCTTACCTTTTTAGTGACGATGGCTCATTGTCCGTTATTATATATCCATGGGAATCATGATGGGATATATGAAAGAAAGAAACCGGAAGGCTGTATTTGTATTGAAAATCAAATTTATGAATACAAAGGGATACGGATTCTGGGACTTGGAGGATCTTGCTGGTACAGCGGCGGAGCCCATCAATATACCCAAAAAGAAATGAAACACCGAGTGCAGAAAATGTGGTTGAAAATGAAACAAAAAAAAGGATTTGATATTTTGCTGACCCATGCACCGACCAGAGGAATTAATGATGAAGAAACAACGGCACATCAGGGATTTGAAGTGTTTAAGGAGCTTTTGGAAAAATATTCACCAAAATACCATCTTCATGGACATGTACATTTAAATTACGGAAGAAATTCAAGAGTTGCTAAATATAAGGATACAATTATTATTAACGGCTATCAGTCTTATATTTTTGAATATGAGGGATAG
- a CDS encoding BMP family ABC transporter substrate-binding protein, producing the protein MEDQKGVEEMSLDDYKKARKLAQRQSRRASTKGESPYLKVLDTILEKQETAGNQYLGMMEIPLSLVIGTKETGRSIAFSPDFLPLLDETSEFATKWLSLFQSQMEEGLRDPVTVYEYRNRFYVQEGNKRVSIMKYLKMPTILANVTRILPVHDSKKENVVYYEFVEFYKRTGLNMIIFPEPGNYESLLQAIGKDWNSKWNEEEIRRLSSVFYHFGIMYESMTGDFIPEHIGTAFLRCLEIFPYEELKEKTSVEICEKLEIIREEIEPEALEAEVERVMEPETEKTPILTRLLASPKRMIKVAFIYEGSTNSSEWNYAHELGRQQLEDSFSGRVITSVYENIQPQTPRSEVLETAIEDGNAVIFTTTATLMQASVQTALKHPEIYIFNCSLNFPYKSVRTYLTRNYEMKFLLGLIAGAAADREGVIGYEEDYPMYGTIANINAFSIGVQMMQPGARVKLIWTGVKNSKSEEEKKKLRIISAKEMISKKGTESPYGLYFQENGEITRIATSIINWGKFYERIMQYILDGSWKPMAYGDKKTLNYWWGLSAGVVELICSERVPGGVKRMAESFAQFIAEGSFHPFEGKMRDQNGKIHGIDGETLEVEELVTMDWLYENVIGRIPEQSELEEGARELLKLQGL; encoded by the coding sequence ATGGAAGATCAGAAAGGGGTTGAGGAAATGTCATTGGATGATTATAAAAAAGCAAGAAAGCTTGCACAGCGTCAGTCCAGACGGGCGAGTACCAAGGGAGAATCACCATACCTGAAAGTACTGGATACCATTTTGGAGAAACAGGAGACTGCCGGAAATCAGTATCTGGGAATGATGGAGATTCCATTATCATTGGTGATCGGAACCAAAGAAACGGGAAGAAGCATTGCATTTAGTCCGGATTTCCTTCCTCTTTTAGATGAAACATCGGAATTTGCGACAAAGTGGTTGTCCCTTTTTCAATCTCAGATGGAAGAAGGATTGAGAGACCCGGTGACTGTATATGAATACAGAAACAGATTTTACGTGCAGGAAGGAAATAAAAGAGTCAGTATTATGAAATATTTAAAAATGCCGACAATACTTGCAAATGTTACAAGAATACTTCCGGTGCATGACAGTAAAAAAGAAAATGTAGTATATTATGAATTTGTGGAATTTTATAAAAGAACCGGTCTGAATATGATTATATTCCCAGAGCCGGGAAATTATGAGAGTCTGTTGCAGGCAATAGGAAAAGACTGGAACAGTAAATGGAATGAAGAAGAAATTCGGAGACTATCAAGCGTTTTCTACCATTTCGGAATCATGTATGAATCTATGACCGGAGATTTTATACCGGAACATATAGGGACTGCTTTTTTGCGTTGCCTTGAAATTTTTCCATATGAGGAATTGAAAGAAAAAACTTCTGTGGAAATCTGTGAGAAACTGGAAATAATCCGCGAAGAGATAGAACCGGAAGCCCTGGAAGCAGAGGTGGAGCGTGTGATGGAGCCGGAGACAGAAAAAACTCCGATTTTGACCAGACTTCTGGCATCACCGAAGAGAATGATTAAAGTTGCCTTTATTTATGAAGGGAGTACCAATTCCAGTGAATGGAATTATGCACATGAGCTTGGAAGACAACAGTTGGAGGATTCGTTTTCCGGAAGGGTAATTACCAGTGTATATGAAAATATCCAACCCCAGACACCAAGAAGTGAAGTTCTTGAGACAGCTATCGAAGATGGAAATGCAGTGATTTTTACTACGACCGCAACGTTGATGCAGGCATCTGTGCAGACAGCTTTAAAACATCCGGAGATTTACATTTTTAATTGCTCTCTGAATTTTCCGTATAAATCCGTAAGAACGTATCTGACAAGAAATTATGAAATGAAATTTCTGCTGGGCCTTATAGCGGGAGCAGCGGCAGACAGAGAGGGTGTGATCGGATATGAAGAAGATTATCCAATGTATGGAACAATTGCAAATATCAATGCATTTTCGATTGGTGTTCAGATGATGCAGCCGGGAGCGCGGGTAAAATTAATCTGGACAGGGGTGAAAAATTCCAAATCTGAAGAAGAGAAGAAAAAATTGAGGATTATTTCAGCAAAAGAAATGATCAGTAAAAAAGGAACAGAAAGTCCATACGGATTATATTTTCAGGAAAATGGAGAAATCACAAGGATTGCGACCAGCATTATAAACTGGGGGAAATTTTATGAACGGATCATGCAGTATATTCTGGATGGCTCCTGGAAACCAATGGCATACGGTGACAAGAAAACATTAAACTACTGGTGGGGATTATCCGCAGGAGTTGTAGAACTAATCTGTTCAGAAAGGGTTCCGGGCGGAGTAAAACGTATGGCAGAAAGTTTCGCCCAGTTTATTGCAGAAGGGAGCTTTCATCCGTTTGAAGGGAAAATGCGTGATCAGAATGGAAAAATCCATGGAATTGACGGAGAAACATTGGAGGTAGAGGAGTTAGTTACGATGGACTGGCTCTATGAGAATGTGATAGGGCGTATCCCGGAACAGTCAGAATTAGAGGAAGGAGCGAGAGAACTTCTGAAATTACAGGGGTTATAG
- a CDS encoding glycogen/starch/alpha-glucan phosphorylase, with product MNLKIELEKKLQNPIADSSNEELYVALLQLIKDQGKKKVTEKGKKKLYYISAEFLIGKLLSNNLINLGIYEEVKQLLEKEGKSLEVLEEIEPEPSLGNGGLGRLAACFLDSIATLGLHGDGVGLNYHYGLFKQLFENNLQKETPNPWMTEDSWLIKTDVTYPIDFGGFRVQSRLYDIDVLGYENRTTKLHLFDIETVDDGIVGETIDFDKEDIRKNLTLFLYPDDSDEKGRLLRVYQQYFMVSNAARLLLDESVERGSNLHDLADYAVVQINDTHPSMVIPELIRLLQERGILMEEAIDIVSKVCAYTNHTILSEALEKWPINYLEKVVPQLMPIIRELDNRIRLKVSDESTYIIKDGLVHMAHMDIHYGFSVNGVAYLHTEILKNTELHNFYKLYPEKFNNKTNGITFRRWLISCNPKLAALITKLIGEGWKKDAEELQKLGQYIENEEVLKQLLEVKQENKSALVEYIRKTQGQEIHPDSIFDIQIKRLHEYKRQQMNILFVINKYLEIKEGKIPETPITVFFGAKAAPAYIIAKDIIHLILCVQEIVNNDPQVNPYLHVVMVENYNVTLAEKLIPACDISEQISLASKEASGTGNMKFMLNGALTLGTMDGANLEIEELVGSDNIYTFGESSDVVIERYAKGDYSSRSYYEKNPAIKRAVDFIVSETVMKVGNKENLLRLYQELLNKDWFMTFPDFESYKKTREKAYEDYKDRMNWAKKTLINISKAGFFSSDRTIAQYNKDIWKLQ from the coding sequence ATGAACCTGAAAATAGAATTAGAAAAGAAACTTCAAAATCCAATCGCAGACAGTAGTAATGAAGAATTATATGTGGCATTGCTTCAGTTGATAAAAGATCAGGGTAAAAAAAAAGTAACGGAAAAAGGAAAGAAAAAGCTTTATTATATTTCAGCAGAATTTCTGATCGGCAAATTGTTGTCTAATAACCTGATCAACCTCGGGATCTATGAGGAAGTAAAACAACTTCTGGAAAAAGAAGGTAAATCTTTAGAGGTTTTGGAAGAGATAGAGCCGGAACCATCTCTGGGAAATGGAGGTCTGGGACGTCTGGCTGCATGTTTTCTGGATTCCATTGCTACTCTGGGGCTTCATGGAGATGGTGTGGGCTTAAATTATCATTATGGTCTGTTTAAACAGCTGTTTGAAAACAATCTACAGAAAGAGACACCAAATCCGTGGATGACAGAAGATAGCTGGCTGATCAAAACAGATGTAACTTATCCGATTGACTTTGGAGGTTTCCGCGTACAGTCAAGACTATATGATATAGATGTTTTGGGATATGAGAACCGTACGACAAAGCTGCATTTGTTTGATATTGAGACAGTGGATGATGGCATTGTGGGCGAGACGATAGATTTTGATAAAGAAGACATCCGAAAGAATCTGACACTGTTTTTATATCCCGATGATTCTGATGAAAAAGGAAGACTGCTCAGAGTTTATCAGCAATATTTTATGGTAAGCAATGCAGCAAGACTATTGTTAGATGAGAGCGTTGAGAGGGGAAGTAATCTCCATGACCTGGCAGATTATGCAGTTGTCCAGATTAATGATACGCATCCATCAATGGTGATTCCGGAGTTGATCAGACTTCTTCAGGAACGTGGAATTCTGATGGAAGAAGCGATTGACATTGTATCAAAAGTCTGTGCATATACGAATCATACAATCCTGTCAGAAGCTTTGGAAAAATGGCCGATAAACTATCTTGAAAAAGTTGTTCCTCAATTGATGCCGATCATTAGAGAACTGGATAATCGAATTCGTCTGAAAGTCAGTGATGAAAGTACATATATCATCAAAGATGGATTGGTACATATGGCACACATGGATATCCATTATGGTTTCAGTGTCAATGGAGTGGCATACCTCCATACAGAAATACTGAAAAATACAGAATTGCATAATTTTTATAAACTTTATCCGGAGAAATTTAACAATAAGACAAATGGAATTACGTTCAGACGCTGGCTGATATCCTGTAATCCGAAACTGGCAGCACTCATCACGAAATTGATCGGGGAGGGCTGGAAAAAGGATGCAGAAGAGTTGCAAAAATTAGGACAGTATATAGAAAACGAAGAAGTTCTGAAACAACTTCTGGAAGTAAAGCAGGAGAATAAATCTGCACTGGTTGAGTATATAAGGAAAACGCAGGGACAGGAGATCCATCCGGATTCTATTTTTGATATTCAGATTAAGAGACTACATGAATACAAACGTCAGCAGATGAATATTTTATTTGTGATAAATAAATATCTTGAGATAAAAGAAGGTAAGATACCAGAGACTCCGATCACAGTATTTTTTGGTGCGAAGGCAGCACCGGCTTACATAATTGCAAAGGATATTATACATTTAATATTATGTGTGCAGGAGATTGTAAACAACGATCCGCAAGTAAATCCATATCTTCATGTTGTAATGGTAGAGAATTATAATGTAACACTTGCTGAAAAGTTAATTCCGGCATGTGACATTTCTGAACAGATTTCTCTTGCATCCAAAGAGGCGTCCGGTACCGGAAATATGAAGTTTATGTTGAATGGGGCGTTGACGCTTGGAACGATGGATGGAGCAAATCTCGAGATTGAAGAACTGGTAGGATCGGATAATATTTATACATTTGGTGAATCTTCCGATGTTGTGATCGAACGCTATGCAAAAGGGGATTACTCTTCGCGCTCTTATTATGAAAAAAATCCGGCAATAAAAAGAGCTGTAGATTTTATAGTCAGTGAAACGGTGATGAAAGTCGGAAATAAAGAAAATCTTCTGCGTCTGTATCAGGAATTATTGAATAAGGACTGGTTTATGACATTCCCTGATTTCGAATCTTATAAGAAAACACGGGAGAAAGCATATGAAGACTATAAAGACCGTATGAACTGGGCGAAGAAAACTCTGATTAATATCAGCAAAGCAGGATTCTTTTCTTCTGACCGGACAATTGCACAGTATAATAAAGACATCTGGAAGTTACAGTAG